The genomic window CGCCTGCGACCTCGCCATTGAAAGCGCCACCGAAGAAGAACAGGTGAAGCGCAAGATCTTTGCCGATATCTGCCCGGTCCTGTCCGAGCACGCCATCCTCGCAACCAATACCTCGTCCATTTCCATCACGCGCCTTGCAGCTTCAACGGACCGCCCGGAACGCTTCATGGGCATTCACTTCATGAATCCTGTCCCGCGCATGGAATTGGTGGAACTCGTTCGAGGCATCGCAACGGACGAAGACACGTTCAAGGAATGCAAAGGTTTCGTCGATCACATCGGCAAGAAGGCAACCGTTGCAGAAGACTTCCCGGCCTTCATCGTCAACCGCATCCTGCTGCCAATGATCAACGAAGCGATCTACACGCTCTATGAAGGCGTCGGTAGCGTGGAGGCCATCGACACAGCCATGAAGCTGGGTGCCAACCACCCGATGGGACCGCTGGAACTGGCAGACTTCATCGGCCTAGATACCTGCCTGTCCATCATGCAGGTGCTGTATGAGGGCCTGGCGGATTCCAAATATCGCCCGTGTCCCCTGCTGGTGAAATATGTTGAAGCAGGCTGGCTTGGCCGCAAGGCTAACCGCGGCTTTTATGATTATCGCGGTGAGGCGCCGGTCCCGACTCGCTAATGTCCGCAGCAGCGATTGCCGGTAACCTTTGCAACTATTAATTGAACATCAAATCAACCTCTGGTTTCAATGAAATCAAAGAGTTAGTGACTCGCGTTAACCATAATGCGGATGGGTTTTCACCAGCGCTGTTAACCTCTGACAATTTGTCGTTACATGGTTCCGTATTAACAACCATTCATATTCAGTGTGTGTTCGTGAGTAACGATTCATCAGCGCCTAACGGCGAAATCGACATTACTTTTCTTTCGGAACCCGAGCATCCAGGTGCGATTAAGCTCTGGAAGTACTGGCAAAGTAAGTGTGCGAACCGGCTGATCCCGGATCGTGCCGACATGAATTTCGCTGATGTGCCCGACATCGCCCCCAACCTTCTTGTCGCAGAACGCGTCGAAGGGTCTGACGATTTTCGCATGCGCCTGTTCGGGTCAGCGCTGACCCAGATAACCGGTGAAGAGCGAACCGGAAAACTGCTGCAGGAGTTTGGCGGCCCT from Candidatus Phaeomarinobacter ectocarpi includes these protein-coding regions:
- a CDS encoding 3-hydroxybutyryl-CoA dehydrogenase, with translation MKIGTVGVIGAGQMGNGIAHVCALSGLDVILHDVDEGAIERGLATINGNLARQVAKGTIDDAARDAAMSRIRASGGLEALSACDLAIESATEEEQVKRKIFADICPVLSEHAILATNTSSISITRLAASTDRPERFMGIHFMNPVPRMELVELVRGIATDEDTFKECKGFVDHIGKKATVAEDFPAFIVNRILLPMINEAIYTLYEGVGSVEAIDTAMKLGANHPMGPLELADFIGLDTCLSIMQVLYEGLADSKYRPCPLLVKYVEAGWLGRKANRGFYDYRGEAPVPTR
- a CDS encoding PAS domain-containing protein gives rise to the protein MSNDSSAPNGEIDITFLSEPEHPGAIKLWKYWQSKCANRLIPDRADMNFADVPDIAPNLLVAERVEGSDDFRMRLFGSALTQITGEERTGKLLQEFGGPDTKTRARWQAVMAEVARTQHPVFIKAGGSRDQTSHLVFHGVVMPLTNGGDSIEQFLGALFTNYTSDEDR